A window of the Lactuca sativa cultivar Salinas chromosome 5, Lsat_Salinas_v11, whole genome shotgun sequence genome harbors these coding sequences:
- the LOC111914834 gene encoding uncharacterized protein LOC111914834, with amino-acid sequence MQPPQHHSWINLGEIKGQLIKKLGLERSKQYLDYLNLFLSFKLSKPEFDKLCLRTVGKDNIRLHNQLIRAVLKNACTGKSSIPDDPSTTVGNKKPLDGVYHQNGGVTIPLALANGDILPPSPRKARSGARERRVVDRKSALGPNGKTNYTSISSSFPQSGDFSVVLENGNSSSSPDTRNAAVHHHHQELKKQQENGDFVGVHRIEHTESLVRKDGKGVSVSVSVSDRASLHAPLGVPFCPVSVGGARALPSSSKTVSVLHTDGLLETPTLKERMEQIVTAQGLQRVSMDCANVMNIGLDSYLKGLIRSCIELNGAKSMQESTKSDLVKHPAQMRSKQLATLLDFRVAMELNPKQLGEDWPVLLEKISTHAFEE; translated from the coding sequence ATGCAACCACCACAGCATCATTCATGGATCAATCTTGGGGAAATTAAAGGTCAGTTAATCAAGAAGCTGGGGCTGGAAAGATCAAAACAGTATCTTGATTATCTGAATCTGTTTTTGAGCTTTAAGTTAAGCAAGCCTGAGTTCGACAAGCTTTGTTTAAGAACAGTTGGAAAAGATAACATCCGACTCCACAATCAGTTAATCCGTGCTGTTTTAAAGAATGCTTGTACAGGAAAATCATCCATCCCTGATGACCCTTCAACAACAGTTGGAAACAAGAAACCTTTAGATGGAGTTTACCATCAAAATGGAGGAGTTACAATTCCATTAGCCTTAGCCAATGGTGATATTCTGCCTCCATCCCCACGAAAGGCAAGAAGTGGGGCCCGTGAACGAAGAGTTGTGGACCGTAAAAGTGCTCTTGGGCCAAATGGGAAGACAAATTATACATCCATTTCATCATCTTTCCCACAATCGGGTGATTTTAGTGTTGTTTTGGAGAATGGGAATTCAAGTTCATCCCCTGATACTCGAAATGCAGCagtgcatcatcatcatcaagaacTCAAGAAACAACAAGAAAATGGTGATTTTGTTGGTGTGCATCGTATAGAGCATACCGAATCACTAGTTAGAAAAGATGGGAAAGGCGTATCAGTATCTGTGTCTGTATCTGATAGGGCTTCATTACACGCTCCACTTGGGGTCCCGTTTTGTCCCGTGAGTGTAGGTGGGGCCCGGGCGTTACCAAGTAGTAGTAAAACCGTCAGTGTGTTGCACACTGACGGTTTGTTGGAAACCCCAACATTGAAGGAACGTATGGAGCAAATTGTAACGGCACAGGGCCTTCAACGGGTGTCAATGGATTGTGCAAATGTGATGAACATCGGATTAGATTCTTACTTGAAGGGTTTGATTAGGTCTTGTATTGAACTAAATGGAGCTAAGTCAATGCAAGAGTCAACGAAAAGCGATTTGGTCAAACACCCAGCTCAAATGAGGTCAAAACAGCTAGCAACATTGCTAGACTTTAGGGTTGCTATGGAGCTTAACCCTAAACAGCTTGGGGAAGACTGGCCTGTACTTCTTGAGAAGATATCTACACATGCTTTTGAGGAATAA